A section of the Macadamia integrifolia cultivar HAES 741 chromosome 9, SCU_Mint_v3, whole genome shotgun sequence genome encodes:
- the LOC122089220 gene encoding 2-Cys peroxiredoxin BAS1, chloroplastic-like, which translates to MACSASSAIISSSPGSFSCKSAKPMASMVPSKPFSQTLTVPKSFNGLRRPFQSRVSRPISNPRSSSRRSFVVNASELPLVGNPAPDFEAEAVFDQEFIKVKLSEYIGKKYVILFFYPLDFTFVCPTEITAFSDRYSDFEKLNTEILGVSVDSVFSHLTWVQTDRKSGGLGDLKYPLISDVTKSISKSYDVLIPDQGIALRGLFIIDKEGIIQHSTINNLAIGRSVDETMRTLQALQYVQENPDEVCPAGWKPGEKSMKPDPKRSKEYFSAI; encoded by the exons ATGGCGTGCTCAGCTTCTTCTGCCATTATCTCGTCGAGCCCTGGCTCTTTCTCATGCAAATCTGCGAAGCCCATGGCTTCTATGGTCCCTTCCAAGCCATTCTCTCAAACCCTAACCGTTCCCAAAAGCTTCAATGGTCTCCGAAGACCCTTCCAGTCTCGCGTCTCTAGGCCAATTTCCAACCCCAGATCTTCTTCCAGGAGGAGCTTTGTTGTCAATGCC AGTGAACTTCCTTTGGTTGGTAATCCGGCCCCAGATTTTGAAGCTGAAGCAGTTTTTGATCAGGAGTTCATTAAG GTCAAGCTGTCCGAGTATATTGGAAAGAAATATGTGATTCTCTTTTTCTATCCGCTGGATTTCACATTTGTTTGCCCCACTG AgatcactgctttcagtgaccGATACTCAGATTTTGAGAAGTTAAACACGGAGATATTGGGTGTTTCCGTCGACAGTGTG TTCTCGCACCTTACATGGGTTCAAACAGATAGGAAATCAGGTGGACTTGGTGATCTGAAGTATCCGTTAATTTCTGATGTGAccaaatcaatttcaaaatCCTATGATGTATTGATCCCTGATCAG GGAATTGCGTTGAGGGGACTTTTCATTATTGACAAGGAAGGAATTATTCAACACTCCACCATTAACAATCTGGCCATTGGCCGGAGTGTTGATGAGACAATGAGAACACTCCAG GCATTGCAGTATGTCCAAGAGAATCCAGATGAGGTTTGCCCAGCTGGGTGGAAGCCTGGAGAGAAGTCCATGAAGCCAGATCCCAAGCGTAGCAAAGAATATTTTTCAGCAATATAA
- the LOC122088098 gene encoding proteasome subunit beta type-7-B, with product MSKVDIDVPPKGGFSFDLCRRNEMLLQKGINVPCSFRKTGTTIVGLIFQDGVILGADTRATEGPIVADKNCEKIHYMAPNIYCCGAGTAADTEAVTDMVSSQLHLHRYHTGRESRVVTALSLLKTHLFNYQGHVSAALVLGGVDVTGPHLHTIYPHGSTDTLAFATMGSGSLAAMAVFESKYKEGLTRDEGIQLVSEAVCSGIFNDLGSGSNVDVCVITKGHTEYLRNHQKPNPRTYISSKGFSFLKGQTEVLTTKITPLKEKVEVIEGGDAMEE from the exons ATGTCGAAGGTAGATATAGATGTTCCTCCGAAGGGTGGTTTTAGTTTCGATCTCTGCAGAAGAAATGAAATGCTACTGCAAAAGGGTATCAATGTTCCTTGTTCCTTCCGGAAGACAGGAACGACCATTGTTGGTCTAATTTTCCAG GATGGTGTCATTCTTGGAGCAGACACTAGAGCCACTGAAGGGCCCATAGTTGCTGATAAGAACTGTGAGAAAATTCATTATATGGCCCCCAACATATACTGCTGTGGAGCGGGTACTGCTGCTGATACAGAGGCTGTGACAG aCATGGTGAGCTCCCAGTTGCATCTACACCGCTATCACACAGGTCGGGAGTCGAGGGTCGTTACAGCTCTTAGCCTTCTAAAGACTCACCTTTTCAA TTACCAAGGGCATGTGAGTGCTGCTTTGGTACTTGGTGGAGTTGATGTCACAGGGCCACATTTGCACACA ATCTATCCACATGGATCAACTGACACTCTGGCATTTGCAACAATGGGTTCTGGATCCTTGGCAGCCATGGCTGTCTTCGAATCGAAGTACAAGGAAGGCCTGACT AGGGATGAAGGAATACAGCTTGTGTCTGAGGCTGTATGTTCTGGAATTTTCAATGATTTGGGAAGTGGGAGCAATGTTGATGTTTGTGTGATAACTAAG GGACACACGGAGTATCTGAGAAACCACCAGAAGCCAAATCCTCGGACATATATCAGTTCAAAAggcttttcttttctcaaggGTCAGACTG AGGTTTTAACAACAAAAATCACTCCATTGAAAGAGAAAGTGGAAGTAATTGAAGGAGGTGATGCAATGGAGGAGTGA